GGTTTTTTCCCCTTTGCGCTCCCGGGCTCTGATGGTGCCGGGCTCTGTACAGAAGGCTGATCCGTGAAGCCGGCCTGAGGCGCTCCCTGATGAATCCCCGGGAAATCGGGCACCGGCAGTCCCGGTGCGTGGCCCTCATGAGAGTCAGGGAGCGGCGGGGGGCCCTGGGCAGGGTCCCCGTAGGCATCATGAGGCAAGGGAGGCAGGCCCGGTAGTGGCGGCAGACCCTTCAATGCCTGAGGGCTTGAGGGCTGCGGCGTGAAGGAGGGTGCAGGAGGGCTCCCTGGTGCAGTGCCAGGCGGCGGCAGCGGCGCCATTACCTGAATTGGCGATGAGCCTGCCAGGGGCGCGCCGCATCCGTCACAGAATTTTGCCGCGCCGTCGCAGGACTTTCCGCAGGAAGGGCAGCGGCTGTGGGAATCCATCGGTGCGCCGCAGTGGGAACAGAATTTCGCATCGGGAGCATTTGCCCCCCTGCATCGATTGCACTCCATGCCAGGGCCTCCTTGTCAGCGTGCTTCTGAGTATAACGTCTAATTCATCTCCCCATGGACAACTCCTTCAAGGGCCTCCTCGGCCCGTCATCCCAAAATGTTAATATTCCGGCAACAATCCGGCAATAAACGGCATAT
The Candidatus Eremiobacterota bacterium genome window above contains:
- a CDS encoding zinc ribbon domain-containing protein; translation: MECNRCRGANAPDAKFCSHCGAPMDSHSRCPSCGKSCDGAAKFCDGCGAPLAGSSPIQVMAPLPPPGTAPGSPPAPSFTPQPSSPQALKGLPPLPGLPPLPHDAYGDPAQGPPPLPDSHEGHAPGLPVPDFPGIHQGAPQAGFTDQPSVQSPAPSEPGSAKGKKPSLFVPIMLIILAFIFHNGLISLVLLIVAISMLVSAFRKAKSVDGRGGPTQKPS